The following are encoded together in the uncultured Sphaerochaeta sp. genome:
- a CDS encoding ATP-dependent 6-phosphofructokinase, translating to MSKLIGILTSGGDTPGLNSAIRAVGKTLLHEGGYTLIGYLDGYRGLMENRFVELNDAYLSGIITRGGTILGSSRDKPHKMPVGGKIMDMTDVIVENYHSNHLSGLVCLGGGGTQKNSYRLASAGLNVLTLPKTIDNDVMHTDVSFGYDTAMMIATEAVDRLHSTASSHHRIIILETMGHKVGWLALGAGLAGGADVILLPEIPYDEQVVADAILRRTREGKKFSIVVVAEGAMSKSMAKVLEEEGGKEKVEEMLKTRTPQLAANLERLTGREARVTILGYVQRGGTPTPYDRLLSTSLGCRGAQEIMKDKWGNMMAVQNNKIVTVPLEKVAGPVKYISKDHYLITCAKDIGVCLGS from the coding sequence ATGAGTAAGTTGATCGGGATCCTGACCTCTGGAGGAGATACCCCTGGATTGAATTCGGCGATACGCGCAGTGGGCAAGACATTGCTTCATGAGGGTGGTTACACCTTGATCGGTTACCTGGATGGGTACCGTGGACTGATGGAGAATCGGTTCGTCGAGCTCAATGATGCATACCTCTCGGGTATCATCACACGGGGTGGCACTATTCTGGGCTCCAGCCGTGATAAGCCCCACAAAATGCCGGTAGGCGGGAAAATCATGGACATGACTGATGTCATTGTCGAAAACTACCACTCCAATCACCTTAGTGGTCTTGTGTGTCTTGGGGGTGGTGGAACCCAGAAGAACTCCTACCGCTTGGCCAGCGCAGGGTTGAATGTCCTGACGCTTCCCAAGACCATTGACAATGACGTCATGCATACAGATGTCTCCTTTGGCTATGATACAGCGATGATGATTGCAACCGAGGCAGTCGACCGGTTGCATAGTACCGCAAGCAGTCACCATAGGATCATCATCCTGGAGACCATGGGCCACAAGGTGGGTTGGCTTGCACTTGGAGCAGGTCTTGCCGGTGGAGCTGATGTCATTCTGCTTCCTGAGATTCCCTATGATGAACAGGTGGTCGCTGATGCAATTCTCAGACGAACAAGGGAAGGAAAGAAGTTCAGTATTGTGGTGGTTGCCGAGGGAGCCATGTCCAAGAGTATGGCAAAGGTTCTCGAAGAGGAGGGTGGCAAGGAAAAGGTAGAGGAGATGCTCAAGACGCGTACCCCGCAGCTTGCTGCCAACTTGGAGCGTCTCACGGGACGGGAAGCCAGGGTGACCATTCTTGGGTATGTGCAACGGGGTGGTACGCCTACGCCATATGATAGGCTGCTCTCTACCTCACTGGGGTGTCGTGGTGCCCAGGAGATTATGAAGGACAAGTGGGGAAATATGATGGCTGTCCAGAACAACAAGATTGTGACTGTCCCTTTGGAGAAAGTCGCAGGACCTGTCAAATACATATCCAAGGACCACTACCTGATTACCTGTGCCAAGGATATCGGGGTGTGCCTGGGGTCTTGA
- a CDS encoding ParA family protein translates to MTTLAVYSIKGGVGKSTISVNLAVLSAMAGQRTLLLDLDPLGSSSYLLDVQPKKSHDATALVKGGKQLTKQIQATIFSSLDVLPSSTAYRYLSILFDAKKHSHHRLEKRMEELSATYDLIIIDASPTMSLVSENVLYASDILLVPVVPTPFAVLAYDQLLGELERLGQRDTQVQMVVSMLDRRKKLQVETARELLQRKGALQTVIPFASEIEKMGEIQEPVVTSNAKGRGALAFRGLYEELVPYLRQCSPSERTGKKE, encoded by the coding sequence ATGACAACACTGGCTGTGTACAGCATCAAGGGGGGAGTAGGGAAGAGCACCATCAGTGTGAATCTGGCCGTGCTCTCTGCGATGGCTGGACAGCGGACCTTGTTGCTCGATCTTGACCCCTTGGGATCCAGCAGCTACTTGCTGGATGTACAGCCAAAGAAAAGCCATGATGCAACTGCGTTGGTGAAGGGAGGCAAGCAACTGACAAAGCAAATTCAAGCCACCATTTTCTCTTCCTTGGATGTGCTTCCATCTTCAACGGCATATCGCTATCTTTCCATCCTTTTTGATGCAAAGAAGCACTCCCATCATCGGCTGGAAAAGCGTATGGAAGAGTTGAGTGCAACCTATGACCTCATCATCATTGATGCTTCCCCAACCATGAGTTTGGTTAGTGAAAATGTCCTGTATGCATCCGATATCCTGTTGGTTCCGGTCGTGCCCACTCCCTTTGCAGTGCTTGCCTATGACCAATTGCTGGGTGAGTTGGAACGTTTGGGTCAGAGGGATACACAGGTGCAAATGGTTGTCTCCATGCTCGATAGAAGAAAAAAGCTGCAGGTAGAGACTGCACGGGAGTTGTTGCAGAGAAAAGGGGCACTGCAAACGGTGATTCCTTTTGCAAGTGAGATAGAGAAAATGGGTGAGATACAGGAACCGGTAGTGACAAGCAATGCAAAGGGAAGAGGTGCACTTGCTTTCCGTGGTCTGTATGAGGAGTTAGTGCCATATCTACGACAGTGTTCACCGAGTGAACGCACTGGGAAAAAGGAGTAA
- a CDS encoding CHAD domain-containing protein: MNNKGPYYLLFETQSAPETWEHLFTPYRILWKQASIPLEGTLFLDEQPVGEVRYFPEELRLELFPLPGSQDQTEGLLAVSAFREMCNSPIIGWCEKQVAVFSEHAANLEDMNSLHAFRTAICNLRLMVPLICAGLSKEKRKEIKQLLKRLVKYAGKVRDDQVLIQLLEEKGLEEEKKHLKMERHLSDLKEALPASFASDIRQLLEENRFAFSGYHPKVMVAKVHRRLVKAVHKVHSARDVKAMHKVRRRVRSLLAVSGMASVKQDKRLYELEKILGKWHDLILLQDLLLKQKKPPIEALRVLVDVEKEVQHLVGEYRHLSSEYWEEMT; encoded by the coding sequence ATGAACAACAAAGGCCCGTACTACCTGCTATTTGAAACCCAGTCTGCTCCTGAGACATGGGAGCATCTATTTACTCCCTACCGAATTCTCTGGAAGCAGGCATCTATTCCGCTTGAGGGTACTCTATTTCTGGATGAACAGCCTGTAGGGGAGGTACGATACTTCCCTGAGGAATTGCGCCTTGAGCTCTTCCCTCTCCCGGGTTCCCAAGACCAAACGGAAGGACTGCTTGCTGTCTCTGCATTCAGGGAGATGTGCAATAGTCCCATCATTGGTTGGTGTGAGAAGCAGGTAGCCGTTTTCTCTGAACATGCTGCTAATCTGGAGGATATGAACTCCTTGCACGCATTCAGGACCGCAATTTGCAATCTCCGTCTCATGGTCCCGCTCATCTGCGCTGGACTCTCCAAGGAGAAGCGGAAGGAGATCAAACAATTACTGAAGAGACTGGTCAAATATGCAGGGAAAGTCCGTGATGACCAGGTACTTATCCAGCTGTTGGAGGAAAAAGGATTAGAGGAAGAGAAAAAACATTTGAAGATGGAGAGGCACCTTTCAGATCTTAAGGAAGCGTTGCCGGCTTCCTTTGCTTCTGATATTCGCCAGCTACTGGAGGAGAACCGATTCGCCTTTTCGGGGTATCACCCGAAGGTTATGGTGGCGAAGGTCCACAGGCGTTTGGTGAAGGCAGTTCACAAGGTGCACTCAGCGAGGGATGTGAAGGCGATGCACAAGGTGCGTAGAAGGGTCCGGTCTCTGCTCGCTGTGAGCGGGATGGCTTCTGTTAAGCAGGACAAGAGGCTTTATGAGCTTGAGAAGATTCTTGGCAAGTGGCACGACCTCATACTCTTGCAGGATCTGCTCCTGAAACAGAAGAAGCCACCGATTGAGGCCTTGAGGGTATTGGTCGATGTAGAGAAGGAAGTGCAGCACCTGGTAGGTGAGTATCGTCATCTGAGTAGCGAGTACTGGGAGGAGATGACATGA
- the ppk1 gene encoding polyphosphate kinase 1 → MGSKKEYVNRELRWLSFNERVLMSAENPNIPLMERMKFIGIFSSNLDEFYAVRVGSIHRALLDPEHYKLKESGNPKTLIKQILKEVKRLNDRMDRVVEQLFRTLRTHHISIVDESSLSDEQKRYLQDFFRQTLRNRLFPILLDPKLPFPYLKHVTLYLAVHMYHKGNMKDSRYALIEVPSDLVQRYVKLPSRGGWNHFIALEDVIRFKLADIFKAFSYDCYDAYTIKITRDGEYDLTDEITRSLYEKLSSSIKQRSQGDPVRFVYDRELPKPMLDYIMEYAQLKQCRIIIPGGRYHNARDLLHFPKIGNEQLYFEEQPPLPHHTLKEDRSLLDQIDERDHLVTLPYQSYDCIIDLLREAALDRTVQGIKMTLYRVPENSNVINALRNAARNGKEIVLYLELQARFDEEINMQWTETLTRERHINLISGVEGMKVHSKLGLITRYSGKKQKKIAIIGTGNFNEVTASQYSDHLLLTSNPKLTQEIDLLFTLLDRGFADIKFKHLIVSPFHTRKRFISLIKKEMEEAKEGRPAEITLKLNNLVDEGMIKHLIKAERSGVSITLMIRGICSMALFPEQSNVRGKALIDRYLEHTRVVKFHNKGEPLYFIGSADWMERNLDTRIEVMVPVFDDRIKEELELFLQAHWNDTASSFSLHEENFNQRLQKGEPNEKRAQRDLYLWYQHQLEVNL, encoded by the coding sequence ATGGGTTCAAAAAAAGAATATGTGAATCGCGAACTGAGATGGCTGAGTTTCAATGAACGGGTGTTGATGAGTGCCGAGAATCCGAATATTCCCTTGATGGAACGCATGAAGTTCATTGGTATATTCTCATCGAACCTGGATGAATTCTATGCAGTACGGGTTGGCTCAATTCACCGTGCTCTCCTCGACCCAGAGCACTACAAGCTCAAGGAGAGCGGGAATCCCAAGACCCTGATCAAACAGATTCTTAAGGAAGTGAAGCGGCTCAATGACCGGATGGATCGGGTGGTTGAACAGCTCTTCAGGACTCTGAGGACTCATCATATCTCCATCGTAGATGAATCATCGCTATCTGACGAACAGAAACGCTATCTGCAGGACTTTTTCCGCCAGACACTCCGCAACCGCCTGTTCCCGATTCTCCTTGATCCAAAATTACCGTTTCCTTATCTCAAGCATGTAACCCTTTATCTAGCGGTACATATGTACCACAAGGGTAATATGAAGGATTCCCGCTATGCATTGATCGAGGTTCCCAGTGATTTGGTCCAGCGGTATGTAAAGCTCCCTTCCCGGGGCGGTTGGAATCACTTCATTGCCCTTGAGGATGTAATCAGATTCAAGTTGGCAGACATCTTCAAGGCATTCAGTTATGACTGTTATGATGCCTATACCATCAAGATCACCCGGGACGGTGAGTATGACTTGACTGATGAGATCACGAGAAGTCTCTATGAGAAACTCTCTTCCTCCATCAAGCAACGCAGTCAGGGGGACCCGGTCAGGTTTGTCTATGACCGTGAGTTGCCCAAGCCGATGCTTGACTACATCATGGAATATGCACAGCTGAAACAGTGCCGGATCATTATACCGGGTGGCAGATACCATAATGCAAGAGATCTGTTGCATTTTCCCAAGATAGGAAATGAACAATTGTATTTCGAGGAACAGCCTCCCTTACCTCACCATACCTTGAAGGAGGACCGAAGTCTGCTTGACCAGATTGATGAGCGTGATCATCTGGTGACTCTCCCATACCAGAGCTATGACTGTATCATTGACCTGCTACGTGAAGCAGCTTTGGATAGGACGGTCCAGGGGATCAAGATGACCCTCTACCGCGTACCGGAAAACTCCAATGTGATCAACGCGCTGAGAAATGCTGCACGGAACGGGAAGGAGATCGTGCTGTACCTGGAACTCCAGGCTCGCTTTGACGAGGAGATCAACATGCAGTGGACCGAGACTCTCACCCGTGAACGCCACATCAACCTGATCAGTGGGGTCGAGGGGATGAAGGTGCACAGCAAGCTTGGACTCATCACCCGTTACAGTGGCAAGAAACAGAAGAAGATTGCCATTATAGGTACTGGGAATTTCAACGAGGTGACGGCAAGTCAGTACAGTGACCATCTCCTGCTTACCTCAAATCCAAAGCTTACCCAGGAGATCGACCTGCTCTTTACGCTTCTGGACCGTGGGTTTGCAGATATCAAGTTCAAGCACCTGATCGTCTCCCCATTCCATACCCGTAAGCGTTTCATCTCACTGATCAAGAAGGAGATGGAAGAAGCGAAGGAGGGCAGGCCTGCAGAGATTACCCTCAAGTTGAACAACCTGGTTGATGAGGGAATGATCAAGCATTTGATCAAGGCAGAGAGAAGTGGTGTCTCCATTACCTTGATGATCAGGGGAATCTGTTCGATGGCCCTCTTTCCGGAGCAAAGCAATGTGAGGGGGAAAGCCTTGATAGACCGCTATCTGGAACATACCAGGGTGGTGAAGTTCCACAATAAGGGAGAGCCTCTCTATTTCATTGGGTCTGCAGACTGGATGGAACGCAATCTCGATACACGTATTGAGGTCATGGTTCCTGTCTTCGATGATAGGATCAAGGAGGAGTTGGAGTTGTTTCTGCAGGCGCACTGGAACGATACAGCCTCTTCTTTTAGCCTCCATGAAGAAAATTTCAATCAACGTCTGCAGAAAGGTGAACCGAATGAGAAACGAGCACAACGGGATCTGTATCTCTGGTATCAGCATCAGTTGGAGGTAAACCTATGA
- a CDS encoding aminopeptidase, translating to MENLLTRYARLVIEVQLKLREGDSLSINSEASTLTFARLLAQKAALATRQTVTIVHTNLGKVVDAIPIEPTEKEIFRPPVQGAVMCHIVDLDEHPYLTPTDLNTAAEEVTTLGKYGLLADPVFLDRRIAVPWANIPYPGPRWALQLLGTQAIEEDMWKLFTTLYRIEDEHGFRFWEEQGNLLAYRKQKLNERGRCKISLTGDLWEMGATMAEKTIWAGGRQILPSQRSFFSSLPVQAIHVALDGKSANGTFTSSRPFYVLGQEVKGARFTVEDGLVSKYAAQSGEEALTALFSVDEHAKRVSEISLADHDTVESHYLEKSIHPHFAREMTSTIVLGGFSLDNLTTQQNEGDIEDSALCTSLVRVAVPIGDSHLSVTLSSEDGSKSSVMEEGIFTEEGLV from the coding sequence ATGGAAAATTTGCTTACACGCTATGCACGTCTTGTCATCGAGGTGCAATTGAAATTACGCGAAGGGGACAGTCTCTCCATCAACAGTGAGGCAAGCACCCTGACTTTTGCCAGACTGCTCGCACAGAAAGCCGCACTTGCAACCAGGCAAACGGTCACCATCGTACATACCAACCTTGGGAAGGTAGTGGACGCCATCCCCATCGAGCCGACAGAGAAGGAAATCTTCCGACCCCCCGTACAGGGAGCAGTCATGTGCCACATTGTCGACCTGGACGAGCACCCATACCTTACGCCAACCGACCTCAACACAGCAGCGGAGGAAGTAACCACCCTGGGGAAATATGGATTACTCGCCGATCCTGTCTTTCTTGACCGGAGGATTGCTGTTCCCTGGGCAAATATACCCTACCCCGGTCCTCGCTGGGCGTTGCAGTTGCTTGGGACCCAAGCAATTGAAGAGGACATGTGGAAACTTTTCACCACACTCTATCGCATCGAAGATGAGCACGGCTTCCGTTTCTGGGAAGAACAGGGAAACCTCCTAGCATACAGGAAACAGAAACTGAATGAACGCGGGCGGTGCAAGATTAGTTTGACCGGAGACCTCTGGGAGATGGGGGCTACCATGGCCGAGAAAACCATCTGGGCCGGTGGCAGACAAATCCTGCCCAGCCAGCGCTCGTTTTTCTCTTCCCTCCCGGTGCAAGCAATTCATGTAGCCCTTGATGGAAAAAGTGCCAACGGGACCTTCACCTCCTCAAGGCCCTTCTATGTCCTTGGACAGGAGGTAAAGGGAGCACGTTTTACCGTGGAAGATGGATTGGTGAGCAAGTATGCAGCACAGAGTGGAGAAGAAGCGCTCACGGCACTCTTCTCCGTTGATGAACATGCAAAGAGAGTCAGTGAAATCTCACTTGCCGACCATGACACCGTTGAAAGCCACTACCTGGAAAAATCGATCCATCCACACTTTGCCCGGGAAATGACCAGCACAATCGTGCTGGGAGGATTCTCCCTGGACAATCTTACCACTCAACAGAATGAAGGGGATATAGAAGACAGTGCTCTTTGCACCTCCCTGGTGAGAGTGGCAGTACCTATCGGGGACAGCCATCTCTCGGTAACACTGAGCAGCGAGGATGGAAGCAAGTCATCAGTAATGGAAGAGGGAATATTCACAGAGGAGGGACTTGTATGA
- a CDS encoding aminopeptidase, producing MNKQVIERYADLIIQGGINLQSGKGVVITTGPGTYYFARELSKSAYRHGASYVQVLLDDLDVLSERLKYQDEDALKFNPHFLKAFDYEFVSEGWSHIRIDSTEERLDHAPLDGAKNQILGKAKRQFSEAKTKKLMRHQLPWCVCVAPGPLWAKQVLGEDATTDDLMKVLAPILLLDADNPIKAWNEKASLLRKRQEYLNGLGIDTLHYQSSKSDLTIGFTDKARFTGGSEALPDGREFFANLPTEEIFTTPDNLRADGYITTTKPVEVLNTTTEEVRFVFKDGKVVEYQAKKGQDALDKFFAIDEGTRSLGEVALVDETSPIAKSNLVFNSILLDENASCHLALGEGYPSALKEGATLDTKEQLQQAHCNTSLMHIDFMVGSPDMNITAHTRDGRQVVIMENGMFTF from the coding sequence ATGAACAAACAGGTAATTGAGAGATATGCGGACCTGATCATCCAAGGAGGGATTAACCTACAGAGTGGGAAAGGTGTTGTCATCACCACAGGGCCGGGCACCTATTATTTTGCCCGTGAGCTGAGCAAATCAGCTTATCGTCATGGAGCAAGCTATGTGCAGGTCCTGCTTGATGACCTTGATGTGCTCTCAGAGAGGTTGAAGTATCAGGATGAAGATGCATTGAAATTCAACCCACATTTCCTCAAGGCATTCGACTACGAGTTTGTCAGTGAGGGCTGGTCCCATATCAGGATCGACAGCACCGAGGAGAGGCTTGACCACGCTCCACTTGACGGAGCGAAGAACCAGATACTGGGAAAGGCAAAACGTCAGTTCAGTGAAGCGAAAACCAAGAAGCTGATGCGTCACCAGCTCCCCTGGTGTGTCTGTGTAGCCCCAGGCCCGCTCTGGGCGAAACAGGTATTGGGAGAGGATGCAACCACTGATGACCTCATGAAGGTCCTGGCCCCTATCCTGCTTCTCGATGCAGATAATCCTATCAAAGCCTGGAATGAGAAAGCCTCTCTGTTGAGGAAACGCCAGGAATATCTCAACGGGCTTGGGATCGACACACTGCACTACCAGAGCAGCAAGAGTGACCTGACAATCGGTTTTACTGATAAGGCGCGCTTCACGGGAGGCAGCGAGGCACTCCCCGATGGCAGGGAATTTTTTGCCAATCTCCCCACCGAGGAGATATTCACCACTCCAGATAATTTACGTGCAGATGGGTATATCACCACCACCAAGCCGGTGGAGGTGTTGAACACCACCACAGAGGAAGTCCGCTTCGTTTTCAAGGATGGTAAGGTGGTTGAGTATCAGGCAAAGAAGGGTCAGGATGCACTGGACAAGTTCTTTGCCATTGATGAGGGCACCCGTAGTCTCGGGGAGGTTGCCTTGGTGGATGAGACCAGCCCGATTGCAAAAAGCAATCTTGTCTTCAACTCAATCCTGCTTGATGAGAATGCTTCCTGCCACCTTGCTCTCGGAGAAGGCTATCCCTCTGCACTCAAGGAGGGGGCAACCCTGGATACCAAGGAACAGTTGCAACAAGCACATTGCAATACCAGCCTGATGCACATAGACTTCATGGTCGGCTCCCCGGACATGAACATAACCGCCCATACTCGTGATGGACGGCAAGTAGTGATCATGGAAAACGGGATGTTTACCTTCTAG
- a CDS encoding type III pantothenate kinase yields MLLAVDIGNTNIVIAVHDGQKWIHSYRIYSDQRKTSDEYFVVLESLLSHSQLFKHDINRAVISSVVPNLTRSMQKNIIRLFDVQPLMVDHRVNSGLRKETIPAELGSDLLANLAQAHFACPDHAVVVVDFGTALTLATVDCDGSVLGVSIAPGLVTAVNALFGNTAQLPQVELKIPPSVLGQNSQDSIRSGIMYGYAGMVTTMIERVEQEIGKEVYVIATGGLSRTIAPLIDRINQIASMHTLDGLKLIQELN; encoded by the coding sequence ATGCTGCTTGCTGTAGATATTGGAAATACGAATATCGTGATTGCTGTCCATGATGGGCAGAAATGGATACACTCCTACAGGATTTACAGCGACCAACGAAAGACCAGTGATGAGTATTTTGTAGTCTTGGAGAGCCTGCTGAGTCATTCCCAGCTCTTCAAACATGATATAAACCGGGCTGTGATCAGCTCGGTTGTACCCAACCTGACCCGGTCAATGCAGAAAAACATCATCAGGTTGTTTGATGTTCAGCCCTTGATGGTAGACCATCGGGTGAACAGTGGTCTGAGAAAAGAGACCATCCCTGCTGAACTGGGAAGTGACTTGTTGGCAAACCTTGCCCAGGCACATTTTGCATGCCCTGATCATGCGGTGGTTGTGGTGGACTTTGGTACCGCACTCACCCTTGCTACGGTTGACTGCGACGGTTCCGTCCTTGGCGTCTCCATTGCTCCCGGTCTGGTTACTGCGGTGAACGCCCTCTTCGGGAATACCGCACAACTTCCCCAGGTAGAGCTGAAGATTCCTCCCTCTGTACTTGGCCAGAACAGCCAGGACTCGATTAGGAGCGGAATCATGTACGGCTACGCGGGCATGGTGACAACCATGATCGAGCGAGTTGAGCAGGAGATAGGCAAGGAGGTCTACGTCATAGCAACCGGTGGCCTGAGCAGGACCATCGCCCCGCTCATTGACCGGATCAACCAGATTGCCTCCATGCATACCCTCGATGGTCTGAAACTCATCCAAGAACTCAACTAG
- a CDS encoding ATP-binding cassette domain-containing protein, whose amino-acid sequence MITAANIGLAYGTQVLFKEVNIKFTPGNCYGVIGANGAGKSTFLKILSGEIEADSGEVIISSGQRMAVLRQDHFAFNEYSVLETVIMGYEQLYSIMKERDAIYSKEDFTEEDGLRAAELEGDFADLGGWEAEAQAAQMLDGLGINTEMQQKMMNEVEDNIKVRVLLAQALFGNPDILLLDEPTNHLDLESIHWLEEFLSNFDNTVIVVSHDRHFLNTVCTHIADIDFGKIQLYVGNYDFWYLSSQLAAKQMKDQKKRREEKISELKEFIQRFSSNVAKAKQATSRKKLIDKLTIDDIKPSSRRFPYVAFKPEREVGKKILEVKGLSKTIEGEKILDNFSMVLNADDKVAFVGPNHYAKTVLFEILSGNLEPDEGSFEWGVTTSLSYFPKNNAHLFNEHDSITDWLRTYSSDKDDTYIRSFLGRMLFSGDEALKDCTVLSGGEKVRVVLARMMLEQANCMILDEPTSHLDLEAITALNDGLIEFSGVLLFNSHDHQFVESIANRIIEFTPSGVIDRLIGFEDYFNDGSIKALRDEMYSGSHHAMAL is encoded by the coding sequence ATGATTACAGCTGCAAACATCGGTCTCGCCTACGGGACGCAAGTACTCTTCAAGGAAGTTAATATAAAGTTCACCCCAGGAAACTGTTATGGGGTAATTGGGGCAAATGGGGCAGGCAAGTCCACCTTCCTGAAAATTCTCAGTGGTGAGATTGAGGCTGATAGCGGGGAGGTCATCATCTCCTCCGGCCAGCGCATGGCCGTGCTCAGGCAGGATCACTTCGCCTTCAATGAGTATTCCGTGCTTGAAACTGTCATCATGGGGTATGAGCAGTTGTATTCTATCATGAAGGAACGCGATGCCATCTACTCGAAGGAAGATTTCACTGAGGAAGATGGACTGAGGGCTGCTGAGCTCGAAGGAGACTTTGCAGACCTTGGTGGATGGGAGGCCGAAGCTCAGGCAGCACAGATGCTTGACGGGCTTGGCATCAACACAGAGATGCAGCAGAAGATGATGAATGAGGTTGAGGACAACATCAAGGTACGTGTACTTCTCGCACAGGCACTGTTCGGCAACCCGGACATTCTCTTGCTTGACGAGCCTACAAACCACCTTGACCTTGAATCCATCCACTGGCTTGAAGAGTTTCTCTCCAACTTTGACAACACCGTCATTGTAGTAAGCCACGACCGTCACTTCCTGAACACTGTGTGTACCCATATTGCAGACATTGACTTCGGCAAGATCCAGCTGTATGTCGGTAACTACGATTTCTGGTATCTCTCAAGCCAGCTTGCTGCGAAGCAGATGAAGGACCAGAAAAAGCGCAGGGAAGAGAAGATTTCTGAGTTGAAGGAGTTCATCCAACGGTTCAGCAGCAACGTGGCAAAGGCAAAACAGGCAACGAGCCGAAAGAAACTGATCGATAAGCTCACCATTGATGATATAAAGCCGTCCAGCAGAAGATTCCCTTATGTGGCATTCAAGCCAGAACGAGAGGTAGGAAAGAAAATCCTCGAGGTCAAGGGCTTGAGCAAGACCATCGAAGGCGAGAAAATACTGGACAACTTCTCCATGGTACTCAACGCGGATGACAAGGTAGCCTTTGTCGGACCGAACCACTATGCAAAGACGGTCCTCTTCGAGATTCTCAGTGGAAACTTGGAACCGGATGAAGGGAGTTTTGAGTGGGGGGTAACCACCAGTCTCTCATACTTCCCCAAGAACAACGCACACCTCTTCAATGAGCACGACTCCATTACCGATTGGCTCAGGACCTACAGCAGTGATAAGGACGATACCTACATTCGCTCCTTCCTTGGCAGGATGCTCTTCAGCGGGGATGAGGCACTGAAGGACTGTACGGTTCTCAGTGGAGGGGAGAAAGTCCGCGTCGTGCTTGCACGCATGATGCTGGAGCAGGCCAATTGCATGATCCTGGACGAACCGACGAGTCATCTGGACCTGGAGGCAATCACCGCCCTCAACGATGGATTGATTGAATTCAGCGGTGTCCTGCTCTTCAACAGCCATGACCACCAGTTTGTTGAATCGATTGCAAACCGCATCATCGAGTTCACCCCATCCGGTGTCATTGACAGGTTGATTGGATTCGAGGACTATTTCAATGACGGATCCATCAAAGCCTTGCGTGATGAGATGTACAGTGGTTCCCATCATGCAATGGCCTTATAA